In Acaryochloris marina S15, a single genomic region encodes these proteins:
- a CDS encoding bifunctional serine/threonine-protein kinase/formylglycine-generating enzyme family protein: MLCCLNPDCEKPLNQESYKFCLSCGTKLSHRLRNRFKIIKPLGRGGFGKTYLAEDTDKLNGTCVIKQLFYQGQSSNANQKIVELFMREAEQLNRLKANQQIPDLLAYFEEDGFLYLAQEYVEGQDLLKELQQEGPFNAVKIKAFFLDLLPVLEFIHDGGLVHRDLKPDNIMRRHHDGRLALIDFGVARQLSMSQSNVTGTKVGSPGYFSMEQFAEGKASASSDLYSLGATAFHLLTGQYPGELWTMQGYAWVNKWQDYLSHPMELSLLAVLNKLLQIKAEDRYQSASAVLSDLAASPQTNPQAPTTPIHSQYPSFHSPEPVPQSSVSGSVSPFASAAKSSFNRNRRRFLTLAIFGGVGLGSGLLWKIIRDSSVKPVSSPEEDFEPLWGSPSPDSGASPTPQSSSNVQRFNFEVVSVDEKGTIVKRDQSQAQFFTEDIGNGISLEMVAILGGTFLMGSPPEELKRLDRESPQHEVNVPAFFLGKYPVTQAQWEAIVGSNPSKFKFTGANRPVENISWEDAVEFCNKLSKKSGKAYRLPSEAEWEYACRAGTTTPFYFGGTMTTELVNYRGTDYILGNRVLHSGKYHLGPHGKWRQQTTAVGLFLPNAFGLYDMHGNVSEFCQDYNEGENYIGAPTDGSVWISQSDSSAYIKRGGSWNDYPKNCRSASRSGINPGNSSDSVGFRLALSAPISP; the protein is encoded by the coding sequence ATGCTTTGCTGTCTTAACCCAGATTGTGAGAAGCCTCTAAATCAAGAGTCTTATAAGTTCTGTCTGTCTTGTGGAACAAAGTTATCCCACCGACTTAGAAACCGCTTCAAGATCATCAAACCTCTCGGGCGAGGAGGCTTTGGCAAGACTTACCTAGCTGAGGATACAGATAAACTCAATGGCACTTGTGTCATTAAGCAGTTGTTCTATCAGGGGCAGAGTAGCAATGCGAATCAGAAGATTGTTGAATTGTTTATGCGGGAAGCTGAGCAATTAAATCGCCTCAAAGCCAATCAGCAGATTCCTGATTTACTCGCTTACTTTGAAGAAGATGGTTTTCTTTACCTAGCCCAGGAATACGTAGAGGGGCAAGACTTGCTAAAAGAGTTACAACAGGAGGGGCCATTCAATGCAGTCAAGATTAAAGCATTTTTTCTGGACTTATTACCTGTCCTAGAATTTATCCATGATGGGGGGTTAGTTCATCGGGATTTAAAGCCAGACAACATTATGCGCCGGCACCACGATGGTCGTTTGGCCTTGATCGATTTTGGAGTCGCCCGCCAGCTTTCAATGAGCCAGTCTAATGTTACAGGGACTAAGGTTGGCTCTCCTGGCTATTTTTCAATGGAACAATTTGCGGAAGGTAAGGCATCAGCCTCTAGCGATTTATACAGTCTTGGTGCAACGGCCTTCCATTTGTTAACAGGGCAATATCCAGGCGAACTATGGACAATGCAAGGGTATGCCTGGGTAAACAAGTGGCAAGATTATTTATCGCATCCCATGGAGCTATCTCTACTTGCCGTTCTGAATAAACTGCTTCAAATTAAAGCGGAGGATCGATATCAGTCTGCTTCAGCAGTTCTTTCAGACTTAGCTGCATCTCCTCAGACTAATCCTCAAGCACCAACAACCCCTATTCACTCTCAGTATCCGTCCTTTCATTCTCCTGAGCCTGTTCCCCAATCATCTGTCTCCGGTTCAGTTAGTCCTTTTGCCTCTGCAGCTAAAAGCTCATTCAATAGAAATCGACGTCGGTTTTTGACCTTGGCAATTTTTGGGGGAGTGGGTTTAGGGAGTGGGCTGCTATGGAAAATCATTAGGGACAGTTCAGTTAAGCCAGTTTCGAGTCCAGAAGAAGATTTCGAGCCACTTTGGGGAAGTCCATCACCCGATTCTGGTGCTTCGCCTACACCCCAGTCTTCATCAAATGTTCAAAGATTTAACTTTGAAGTCGTGAGTGTCGATGAAAAAGGGACCATTGTCAAACGTGATCAAAGCCAAGCCCAGTTTTTTACTGAGGATATAGGCAATGGAATATCTCTAGAGATGGTAGCAATACTGGGTGGGACTTTCCTTATGGGGTCTCCTCCTGAAGAATTGAAACGACTGGATAGAGAAAGCCCACAACACGAAGTGAACGTTCCTGCATTTTTCCTAGGGAAATATCCAGTTACACAAGCACAGTGGGAAGCCATTGTTGGCTCTAACCCTTCTAAATTCAAATTCACAGGTGCAAATCGTCCAGTAGAAAATATTTCTTGGGAAGATGCAGTGGAATTTTGCAATAAACTCTCCAAGAAAAGTGGCAAGGCCTACCGACTGCCAAGTGAAGCTGAATGGGAATATGCTTGCCGAGCCGGAACCACAACCCCCTTCTATTTTGGGGGAACCATGACAACTGAGTTGGTCAACTATCGAGGGACTGACTACATTTTGGGGAACAGAGTATTACATTCTGGCAAGTATCACCTTGGCCCTCATGGAAAATGGCGACAGCAGACAACGGCGGTTGGCCTTTTTTTGCCAAATGCTTTTGGCTTATACGATATGCATGGAAACGTTTCGGAGTTCTGTCAGGATTACAATGAAGGTGAAAACTACATCGGTGCTCCTACTGATGGGAGTGTATGGATAAGTCAATCGGATAGCTCTGCGTATATTAAACGTGGGGGATCATGGAATGATTATCCTAAAAATTGCCGTTCTGCATCTCGTAGTGGCATTAATCCTGGCAATAGCAGTGATTCCGTAGGTTTTCGCTTGGCTTTATCTGCTCCTATCTCTCCATGA
- a CDS encoding carotenoid oxygenase family protein: MATSTAALNEKSSLVKDWAKGYESQLTEYNYWIDEIEGTIPPELQGTLFRNGPGSLEVNSQKIGHPFDGDGMICAITFQEGQAHFQNRYVRTEGYLKEQAAGKILYRGFGTQKAGGWLANIFDTNFKNAANTSVIYWGDKLWAMWEGGQPHQLNPETLETIGTDNLNGLLETKQPFSAHPRIIDNRFINFGVKGITPQSLTIFELDEFGNKLEQHSHPLSGFAFLHDMLVTENYYIFVQHPFQVKGLPFLLGFKTIEQCFDFNPEQPTKIILISRHGNHDLEILETDSFFGFHHGNAWEKDGKIYFESICSDSFPQKQQEELDLAAISFDDFPNGELWEFELNLSPKTVVHRKVIERGCEFPSVNPAWVGKEHRYVYMSACNSSAENGPLQAILKLDKETGNQQIWSVAPKGFAGEPIFVPRPHGTQEDDGWLISLVYDAATHHSYVTILDAQDLNQVTAKLHLKHHVPHGFHGNWTSKIFLKSSENAQPS, encoded by the coding sequence ATGGCTACATCAACAGCAGCTTTAAATGAGAAAAGCTCCCTCGTCAAAGACTGGGCCAAAGGCTATGAATCTCAGCTTACTGAATATAATTATTGGATCGATGAAATAGAAGGCACCATTCCCCCAGAACTCCAGGGCACATTATTTCGCAACGGGCCTGGAAGCTTAGAGGTCAACAGCCAAAAGATCGGACATCCCTTCGATGGAGATGGCATGATCTGCGCCATCACATTCCAGGAAGGACAGGCCCACTTCCAAAATCGCTACGTTCGTACAGAAGGCTATCTCAAAGAACAAGCAGCTGGGAAGATTCTGTACCGAGGGTTTGGCACCCAAAAAGCAGGGGGATGGCTAGCGAATATCTTTGACACCAATTTCAAAAATGCAGCGAATACTAGTGTTATTTACTGGGGAGATAAATTATGGGCCATGTGGGAAGGCGGTCAACCCCACCAGCTCAACCCTGAAACTCTAGAAACGATTGGCACAGACAATTTGAATGGTTTACTAGAGACCAAGCAACCTTTTTCAGCCCATCCTAGAATCATTGACAATCGATTTATTAATTTTGGCGTTAAGGGAATTACGCCCCAAAGCTTAACCATCTTTGAATTGGATGAATTTGGCAATAAATTAGAACAGCATTCTCATCCGTTATCAGGCTTTGCATTTTTACACGACATGTTAGTAACGGAAAATTACTACATCTTTGTGCAGCATCCGTTTCAAGTGAAAGGATTGCCTTTTCTGCTGGGATTCAAAACCATTGAACAATGTTTTGACTTCAACCCAGAGCAACCGACCAAAATCATATTGATTTCTCGCCATGGCAATCATGATCTAGAGATACTAGAAACCGATTCATTTTTTGGCTTTCACCATGGCAATGCCTGGGAAAAAGACGGGAAAATATACTTTGAATCCATTTGTAGTGACTCCTTCCCGCAAAAGCAACAGGAAGAATTGGATTTAGCAGCCATTAGCTTTGATGATTTTCCCAACGGAGAATTATGGGAGTTTGAGTTAAATTTATCCCCAAAAACTGTTGTCCACCGCAAAGTTATAGAAAGAGGCTGTGAATTTCCATCCGTCAATCCGGCATGGGTGGGTAAAGAGCATCGTTATGTCTACATGAGTGCTTGCAATAGTTCAGCTGAGAATGGCCCACTGCAAGCCATTCTGAAGCTAGACAAAGAAACCGGCAATCAGCAGATATGGAGTGTGGCCCCCAAGGGATTTGCAGGAGAGCCCATTTTTGTCCCTCGTCCTCACGGCACCCAAGAAGATGATGGATGGTTAATCTCACTCGTTTACGATGCGGCCACCCATCACTCTTATGTAACTATTTTAGATGCTCAAGATCTGAATCAAGTGACTGCAAAATTACACCTTAAACATCATGTCCCCCATGGATTCCACGGAAATTGGACCTCTAAAATATTCCTTAAATCTTCCGAGAATGCGCAACCGTCATAA
- a CDS encoding Uma2 family endonuclease, with product MTQAVTRKLTLNEFLSLPEGETACELIDGTAVPKVSSHRFHSRTCLALSRTLENWALSRGEIGVEWAVVLSRQGKPWVPVPDLLYISNERLSSMGDEDGPCPLPPELAIEVISPDQSFGGMAEKATDYLSAGISRVWIVDPKAKTITVFMPEKLPITYREDRVLSDELLPSLALTAQDVFRGVITHG from the coding sequence ATGACTCAGGCTGTAACGCGAAAACTAACCCTAAATGAGTTTCTCTCGCTTCCTGAGGGTGAAACGGCCTGTGAACTCATCGATGGAACAGCTGTTCCCAAAGTGTCCTCACACCGTTTCCATTCAAGAACTTGTCTAGCCTTAAGCAGAACTCTCGAGAATTGGGCTCTTTCTAGAGGAGAGATTGGGGTTGAATGGGCTGTTGTTCTATCCCGACAGGGCAAACCTTGGGTTCCTGTCCCTGACTTGCTCTATATCTCTAATGAACGTCTCTCTAGCATGGGAGATGAAGATGGTCCCTGTCCTCTCCCACCAGAACTGGCAATCGAAGTCATTTCACCCGATCAATCTTTTGGGGGTATGGCAGAAAAGGCAACCGATTATTTGAGCGCAGGCATATCTAGAGTCTGGATTGTAGATCCTAAGGCAAAAACTATTACGGTGTTTATGCCTGAAAAATTACCTATTACCTATCGAGAGGATCGTGTTCTGAGTGATGAATTATTGCCGAGTCTAGCACTAACAGCTCAGGACGTTTTTAGAGGAGTAATTACCCATGGCTAA
- a CDS encoding SWIM zinc finger family protein, giving the protein MANFSRTWWGQRFLTAIEQITDPGRLGRGRSYARGNKVKSFIIKDGLVKAEVRGSVNPYFGVYKEPLYKTSIEFESISKANWAAAIAFIASKASLISKLMLNEMPDNIEDAFAKLDLNLLPHRDSNFTTQCSCPDWSNPCKHIAGVYYLLAAELDQDPFLLFELRGLSRENLQKELAKSPLGQALSAELTAQQTEPEPDTSYYTQPLTTSAPEIEQLKDFWQGDKRLPQTINAPPTTGVSGILVKTQGDFPAFWPKEQSFLAVMDEFYDRVRDKSSAVT; this is encoded by the coding sequence ATGGCTAATTTCAGTCGCACCTGGTGGGGCCAACGATTTCTGACGGCAATTGAGCAGATTACCGATCCGGGACGCTTGGGGCGAGGGCGATCCTATGCTCGGGGGAACAAGGTCAAGAGCTTCATCATTAAGGATGGGTTAGTGAAGGCTGAAGTTCGAGGCTCGGTGAACCCCTATTTCGGGGTGTATAAAGAGCCGTTGTATAAGACCAGCATTGAATTTGAGTCAATTAGCAAAGCCAATTGGGCTGCTGCGATCGCATTTATCGCATCCAAAGCCAGTCTGATCTCAAAGCTGATGCTAAACGAAATGCCCGACAACATTGAAGATGCCTTTGCCAAGCTGGATTTGAACCTTCTGCCCCACCGTGACTCTAACTTCACCACTCAATGTTCTTGCCCCGACTGGAGTAATCCCTGCAAACATATTGCCGGCGTCTATTACCTCTTAGCTGCTGAACTCGACCAAGACCCATTTTTACTGTTTGAGCTGCGGGGTTTATCTCGGGAAAACTTGCAAAAGGAATTGGCTAAATCTCCCCTGGGTCAAGCGTTATCCGCTGAGCTAACAGCCCAGCAAACAGAACCAGAACCTGACACAAGCTATTACACCCAACCCCTCACCACATCTGCACCCGAGATCGAACAGCTCAAAGACTTCTGGCAAGGAGACAAGCGACTCCCCCAAACCATTAATGCCCCACCGACAACGGGGGTCTCTGGAATTTTGGTTAAAACTCAAGGCGATTTTCCAGCCTTTTGGCCAAAGGAGCAATCTTTCTTAGCCGTCATGGACGAATTCTATGATCGAGTTAGGGATAAGAGTTCAGCAGTTACTTAG
- a CDS encoding FAD-dependent oxidoreductase, translating to MKIAIVGAGISGLLAAYLLKKKRPDASITIFEKDTQVGGNVHTAQLNVGSSRHSSGLRWADLGVNDFNIATYKNILALLKELKVPYKPLENSAAFSTLDGSISYVIEPGYRAGTRSFTTMPAAVQKGFDNFSRQAPLDCQDPQFAEFTIAEYIQYRNEKNHDHDRDFYPVEFVEYNLYPRINGMYFVNDTAPSTMSFVAIMNHYCLQEGFGGDTPERVYIEGGCQTWIDALQNALIQQGISIVCNACVQVLGGISGVNVLIDHSEYEHFDAAIMACHASTSLQLLQQGITNDMVRVLSQFNYSNSVAVAHTYAPLLPPNKDHWRTYNLLIQRDVQLRPYTISYVCNRHQNDANNRLYQDANEMEYFVTLNPAIPIPEEYVLKQPDGTPAQAYFKHNMVNTESLKAQKLLWGRHRRGVQGQNSIYFTGGWTWGTGLHEDCYNSAQQVVDLLLVHLLEPEWSTLELSKISA from the coding sequence ATGAAAATTGCAATTGTTGGGGCAGGAATTTCAGGTTTATTGGCTGCTTACCTTCTCAAGAAAAAAAGACCTGATGCCTCTATTACTATTTTTGAGAAAGATACTCAAGTAGGAGGTAATGTTCATACGGCGCAATTAAATGTTGGCAGCTCCCGTCACTCATCTGGCTTGCGTTGGGCTGATCTAGGCGTGAACGACTTTAATATTGCCACTTACAAAAATATTCTGGCTCTGTTAAAAGAGCTAAAGGTGCCCTATAAACCCCTGGAGAACTCAGCGGCATTTAGCACTTTAGATGGTTCTATTTCTTATGTAATTGAGCCTGGATATAGAGCGGGAACTAGATCTTTTACAACTATGCCTGCTGCTGTACAGAAAGGCTTTGACAACTTTAGTCGGCAAGCACCATTGGATTGCCAAGATCCGCAATTCGCTGAATTCACGATCGCGGAGTATATTCAGTATCGCAATGAAAAGAATCACGACCACGATCGTGATTTTTATCCGGTGGAATTTGTTGAGTACAATCTCTACCCTCGTATTAACGGCATGTATTTCGTCAACGATACGGCACCCTCTACGATGTCGTTTGTCGCGATTATGAACCACTACTGCTTACAGGAAGGCTTTGGTGGTGATACGCCAGAGCGAGTATATATCGAAGGAGGATGCCAGACTTGGATCGATGCTTTACAAAATGCTCTGATTCAGCAAGGTATATCAATTGTCTGTAATGCCTGTGTTCAAGTATTGGGAGGTATATCCGGAGTCAATGTTCTGATTGACCATAGTGAATATGAGCATTTTGATGCCGCTATTATGGCCTGTCATGCCTCAACTTCATTACAGCTGCTCCAACAAGGTATTACCAATGACATGGTACGGGTGTTGAGCCAGTTTAATTACAGCAATAGCGTGGCTGTTGCCCATACATATGCCCCTTTGCTCCCACCTAATAAAGATCATTGGCGTACTTACAATTTACTGATTCAGCGTGATGTACAACTGCGCCCCTATACCATTTCTTATGTCTGCAATCGGCACCAAAATGATGCCAATAATCGGTTGTATCAAGATGCAAATGAGATGGAATATTTTGTGACGCTCAATCCTGCTATTCCTATCCCAGAGGAGTATGTCCTCAAACAACCCGATGGCACACCTGCCCAGGCATACTTTAAGCACAATATGGTGAATACTGAATCTCTAAAAGCTCAGAAACTGTTGTGGGGGAGACATCGTAGAGGAGTGCAAGGTCAAAACAGTATTTACTTTACTGGAGGGTGGACTTGGGGAACGGGCCTACATGAGGATTGTTACAACTCAGCTCAACAAGTTGTGGATCTGCTTTTAGTCCATTTATTAGAACCAGAATGGAGCACATTGGAATTGTCCAAAATAAGTGCTTAG
- a CDS encoding ABC transporter ATP-binding protein, translating to MLHFEQVSLQFPGVPEPTLRNCTFEVKAGELVVLLGPSGCGKTTLLKLVNRLYEPTSGQIFFNSTNIHTISLTTLRRQMGYVIQQAGLFPHMTIAQNIAVVPKLLGWPKTEIAARVEELLELVQLPLDFGKRYPSQLSGGQQQRVGLARALAAKPEVLLMDEPFGALDAITRKSLQAELQQLQQQFQKTILFVSHDIEEALRLADRILILNQGHLVQYGTPWQILTQPSSTFVEKLVGTQDALKQLSVLTVQSVMESTACVVKHLPKIGSHSSLRQALSILLKSKQPQLQVMEGDAVIGILDLNHIQSVWQDPERLRI from the coding sequence ATGCTGCACTTTGAACAGGTAAGTTTGCAATTCCCAGGTGTGCCAGAGCCAACACTGCGCAATTGCACCTTTGAAGTCAAGGCCGGAGAATTGGTGGTGCTTTTGGGACCATCGGGCTGTGGTAAAACCACGCTGCTAAAGCTTGTTAATCGTTTATATGAGCCAACATCAGGACAGATCTTCTTCAATAGCACAAACATTCACACCATTTCCTTAACGACTCTTCGTCGCCAAATGGGATATGTCATTCAACAAGCGGGATTATTTCCCCATATGACCATTGCCCAAAATATTGCGGTGGTTCCTAAATTATTGGGGTGGCCCAAAACTGAGATTGCTGCTCGGGTAGAAGAATTATTGGAACTCGTTCAACTTCCCCTAGATTTTGGCAAGCGTTACCCCAGCCAACTTTCTGGCGGACAACAGCAACGAGTAGGGTTAGCCCGAGCTTTGGCAGCCAAGCCAGAAGTGTTACTGATGGATGAACCCTTTGGGGCTTTGGATGCTATTACCCGTAAATCTCTGCAGGCCGAACTGCAGCAGCTACAGCAACAATTTCAGAAAACGATTCTGTTCGTCTCCCATGATATTGAAGAGGCCTTACGATTAGCAGATCGAATTCTGATTCTTAATCAGGGACATTTGGTCCAATACGGGACACCGTGGCAAATTCTAACCCAACCTTCCTCTACTTTTGTCGAGAAATTAGTAGGCACTCAAGATGCACTGAAACAGCTATCCGTTCTAACCGTCCAAAGTGTTATGGAGTCAACTGCATGTGTTGTTAAACACTTACCTAAAATTGGTAGTCACAGTTCTCTACGACAAGCATTATCCATACTACTGAAGTCAAAACAGCCTCAGTTACAAGTAATGGAAGGGGATGCTGTGATTGGTATTTTGGACTTAAACCATATTCAATCGGTTTGGCAAGATCCAGAAAGGTTGCGAATTTAA
- a CDS encoding carbon dioxide-concentrating mechanism protein CcmK, with product MPVAVGMIETYGYPAVLAAADAMVKAGRVALMGYTSCASGRYVVSIRGPVGEVKQAMAAGIASVENMPGSAKIESHYLVPNPPENIDSVLPIGYNDRSEPFRT from the coding sequence ATGCCAGTTGCCGTTGGAATGATTGAAACCTATGGATATCCTGCTGTTTTGGCAGCAGCAGATGCCATGGTCAAAGCCGGTCGTGTTGCCCTGATGGGTTACACAAGCTGTGCCAGCGGTCGCTATGTTGTCTCCATTCGTGGGCCAGTGGGAGAAGTGAAACAGGCTATGGCGGCAGGTATTGCTTCTGTTGAGAATATGCCGGGTTCAGCAAAAATTGAATCCCACTATCTAGTCCCTAATCCCCCAGAAAATATCGATTCAGTGTTGCCTATTGGTTACAACGATCGCTCAGAACCGTTTCGAACTTAA
- a CDS encoding carbon dioxide-concentrating mechanism protein CcmK, whose amino-acid sequence MPQAVGSLETKGFPPVLAAADAMVKAGRVTLVGYIRAGSARFTINIRGDVSEVKMAMDAGVAAAEKTPGGVLETWVIIPRPHENVEAVMDIEFGDEVEEFRRAVEGIA is encoded by the coding sequence ATGCCACAGGCAGTTGGGTCACTGGAAACTAAAGGATTCCCCCCCGTATTGGCGGCAGCAGATGCCATGGTCAAAGCAGGGCGAGTGACCTTAGTCGGTTATATTCGGGCGGGAAGCGCTCGGTTTACGATCAATATTCGCGGGGATGTATCTGAGGTCAAAATGGCCATGGATGCTGGTGTGGCAGCTGCAGAAAAAACACCCGGTGGTGTTTTAGAGACTTGGGTGATTATTCCCCGTCCCCATGAAAATGTAGAAGCAGTCATGGATATCGAATTCGGCGACGAAGTAGAAGAATTTCGCCGTGCAGTTGAAGGGATAGCCTAA
- a CDS encoding DMT family transporter produces the protein MSLQNFLKLLLLAAIWGSSFLFTRIAAPEWGPIWLIELRVLIASLTLLPVVLKLDLWPQIQRHWRALMLLGILNAALPFCLLAYASLFLSAGFTAILNATTPLFGLWIVVLWLQEALSGPRLIGFAIGFLGVVLLVGWQDIPLTLNQGIAIAAGLLAALLYAISAPYIQQQFADVSALVVTTGSQLSAAVILVPLLPFSIPSQLPSPKALLSVLALALLSSVLAQMLYYHLIKAMGPSKTLTVAYLIPLFAMLWGALVLREIVTISMVIGCGLVLLGTAIANDLFTPKNS, from the coding sequence TTGTCCCTTCAAAATTTTCTTAAACTGCTGCTGTTAGCCGCTATCTGGGGTAGTTCATTTCTGTTTACTCGGATTGCAGCGCCTGAATGGGGACCGATTTGGTTGATTGAACTGCGAGTTTTGATCGCCAGTCTGACCTTACTGCCGGTGGTGCTCAAATTAGACTTATGGCCTCAGATTCAGCGACATTGGCGAGCTTTGATGCTGCTGGGTATTTTGAATGCGGCCTTGCCGTTCTGCCTGTTAGCCTATGCTTCTTTATTCTTATCTGCTGGGTTTACGGCTATTTTGAATGCCACTACCCCATTATTTGGCTTATGGATTGTGGTGCTGTGGCTCCAGGAAGCGCTCTCCGGTCCACGCTTGATCGGATTTGCGATTGGTTTTTTGGGAGTAGTGCTATTAGTGGGTTGGCAGGATATTCCACTGACCCTCAATCAGGGCATCGCGATTGCTGCAGGACTTTTGGCTGCTTTGCTATACGCTATTTCTGCCCCCTATATTCAGCAGCAGTTTGCGGATGTGTCTGCTTTAGTAGTGACGACGGGGAGTCAACTCAGTGCGGCGGTGATCCTTGTACCGTTGCTTCCCTTTTCAATTCCTAGCCAGCTCCCTTCGCCCAAAGCTTTACTTTCCGTCTTAGCTTTGGCGCTCCTTTCTTCAGTTCTGGCTCAGATGCTCTATTACCACTTGATCAAAGCCATGGGGCCTAGCAAGACTTTGACCGTCGCCTATCTCATTCCCTTGTTTGCTATGCTTTGGGGGGCATTAGTGTTGCGAGAAATCGTGACGATATCGATGGTGATCGGATGTGGATTGGTGTTGTTAGGAACTGCGATCGCAAATGATCTGTTTACACCTAAAAACTCTTGA
- a CDS encoding beta-ketoacyl-ACP synthase 3, which yields MQQMATGLAVTGCGSTAPETSLDNHGLSQIVDTSDEWIASRTGIRSRHLAGPDDTLAKLGAIAAQNALDMAQVEATDIDLILLATSTPDDLFGSACQIQAELGAKHAVAFDLTAACSGFVFGMITAAQFIRMGVYRNVLLIGADVLSRWVDWTDRRSCVLFGDGAGAVVLQANETDRLLGFALHSDGCLHDCLNVQYQGEARPLTGGINVSQGTYQPISMNGKEVYRFAVNRVPEVVEKALFQSDLTTDDIDWLLLHQANQRILDAVAKRLKVPAEKVISNIANYGNTSAATIPLALDATVRQGHIKPGDTIAASGFGAGLSWGAAIFQWQR from the coding sequence GTGCAGCAAATGGCCACTGGATTGGCAGTTACTGGGTGCGGCTCTACTGCTCCTGAGACTTCCCTGGATAATCATGGTCTGAGCCAAATCGTTGATACCTCTGATGAGTGGATTGCCAGTCGTACGGGCATCCGGTCTCGGCATCTCGCGGGTCCAGATGATACCTTGGCGAAACTAGGTGCGATCGCAGCTCAAAACGCCTTAGACATGGCCCAAGTTGAGGCCACCGATATTGATCTCATCTTGCTGGCCACTTCAACCCCTGATGACTTGTTTGGCAGTGCTTGTCAAATTCAGGCTGAACTTGGTGCAAAGCACGCAGTTGCTTTTGACCTCACTGCCGCCTGCTCTGGGTTTGTGTTTGGCATGATTACGGCTGCCCAATTTATCCGCATGGGGGTCTACCGCAATGTCCTCCTAATTGGAGCTGATGTGCTCTCTCGTTGGGTGGATTGGACCGATCGTCGCTCTTGCGTCCTTTTTGGGGATGGGGCAGGGGCTGTTGTGCTACAAGCCAATGAAACCGATCGTCTCCTTGGATTTGCTTTACACAGCGATGGCTGTTTACATGATTGTCTCAATGTCCAATATCAGGGCGAGGCTCGTCCCTTGACTGGGGGAATTAATGTGAGTCAAGGAACATATCAACCCATTTCCATGAATGGTAAGGAAGTCTATCGGTTTGCAGTCAATCGAGTGCCTGAAGTGGTTGAGAAAGCCCTCTTCCAATCTGACCTGACAACAGACGATATTGACTGGCTACTTTTGCACCAGGCGAATCAGCGCATTCTAGATGCGGTGGCCAAACGCCTTAAGGTTCCTGCGGAAAAGGTGATTAGTAACATCGCCAACTATGGCAATACCTCTGCTGCCACGATCCCATTGGCACTGGACGCGACTGTTCGCCAAGGCCATATCAAACCCGGTGATACGATTGCTGCCTCTGGATTTGGGGCTGGCTTGAGTTGGGGAGCCGCTATCTTTCAGTGGCAGCGCTAG